ATATTTTGTAATGGCTTTGCGTATTGCTTCAGCACGAGAAATTTTTAAACGACGACAAATGTCTTTAAGAGGTTTGAGATGTTCAGATGGTATATCAACAATTGTACGCATAGTATATCATATAACGATATCATATATCATTGTCAATGACTGAAGTTTTTATTGATCTTAATGCACTCACCGCTAATATTTTACAGGCTTATTTATCAATGTTGAAAACTGCTGATTATTTTAGCAAATGCTTTGTTTTAGCTGAAGATTTACGTGTTATGTTTGAGGCATGGCAAAAAATAAAATCTTGGTCAGCAAAACATGAGAATAAATGCAAGTAAGGTGAAATATTGACCCAACAAGCTTAACCCACTTATTGGATAAAAATAGTATTTAATGATGTAATCAAAAAATGTTCACGCTACTAGATTATCGTTTCAGATTACCATCTGTTGTAGCGTTAATACTCACTTTTTCTAGCGGCACTACGGTTTGTTCTTTAA
The Deltaproteobacteria bacterium genome window above contains:
- a CDS encoding CopG family transcriptional regulator encodes the protein MRTIVDIPSEHLKPLKDICRRLKISRAEAIRKAITKYIQQTQIAAPDKVFGLWKNRDINARDYEDSLRNEWEQH